In the genome of Campylobacter suis, the window AGGCGTAGTAACTATTCCAGAAGATAAGGTAAAAGATAATACACCAGTAACAACAACAACAACTGATGATGCTGGTAATAAATCACCTGTTGGTACAGCTACAGCTGGTGAAGCTCCAGACACAACACCGCCAGTAGTTAGCATAACATCTGTTATAAATGAAGATACAGATATGCCTGCAGATGGGACACCTAACTCAACTAAGGTTACATTTACAGTAGATGATCCAACAGCTACAATAGAAGTAACAGGACCAAATGGAGAGACACCAGATAGTATCGTTGAAAATCCAGATGGTAGTAAAACAGCTACATTTAATACTCCACTACCTAAGGATAGTGAAGTAACAGTAACTGCAACAGATGAGGCTGGTAATGAGGGTAGAGATAGTGATATAGTTCCTGCAACTACATTTGCTGATAATGAAGCTCCAACGGTTGATGTGGTAGCAAATCGTGATGGTAGCGTAAGCATAACTCCTGCTAATGATGGTAAGACAATGACGGTTTCGTATATTGATAATGACGATGTTACCCATACTGCTACATACACAAACAATAATGGCACTTGGACAAGAATTTCTGGAGATACAACTTTCCCTAGAAGAACAACAGGTTCTATTACATTAAAAGCCGATGACGTTAAAGACGGCACAGAAGTTAGTGCTACTATTGCTGATGTGGCTGGAAATGTTGGTTCTGATAAAGATACAGCTCTTACACCATTGACAGCTCCAACTATCACTTATGAAGAGGATCAAGATAAAAACAATATAGTAACAAGACAAGAATCTATAGCTGATGGTAGTGTAAATAAAACTGCAGCAACAGTTGCTATCCCATCTGGTGCAATAGAGGGCGATATTTTAACTATTACTAATAATAGGGGTGAAGTAGTTGGTAAATATACAGTAGGTGTTGATGCTAATACTAGTGAGCTTACTTTGATCCCAGATGCTAATACGGCAGCCAATGATGCAAATACTGTAAATGGCTCTACAGTTGAAATTCCATTAACATTTGATGTAAATGCGAGAAACAATACCCTTAATATAACAGCTGAAATTTCTGATGGCTCTCAAAGAAGAAGTGATAAGAAAAATATATCACTAGAAAAACTTGGTGATATGTCTATCTCTATTTTTGAAGGAGATTATGAGATAACTGAGCTTGACTGGCAAAATGGTGGCGCTACAAAAGAGCAGGCTGAAAGCGATGGCGATATAAATAATGCAACAGCCAGAATAAGACTACCAGAAAATATGGTAACTGGTGATGTTATCAAAATCATAGTAGATGATAATTTCAAAAAAGAAAAAGTTGAAATAGAAGTAGAGGTCACAAAAAATAGTGATAATACATTTAGCTTTACAGAAACAACTAACACAGGCAAGGTTGGCAATGTAGAGAATGTAGCTGTAGAAAATGGCGTCGTGTCAATAGATGTCAAAGAAATTCCTACTCATTCTCGCGATGAAGCAGCGCCTGTTGTTAAAGGAGGATATGCTACACAGGTTACGGTTGAGTTAGCTGGTCAGGGCGGGGAAGTAAGAACTACAAAAGTTGAACATCAGATAATGAAAGAGATGAATGAGATGACTATCAGTTATGATGAAGCTGGAAGTGATAATGTTTTATCTATATCTGAAAATCAAGCTGATGGTGATCTAACAAAAAGCAATGTCACTATTAACCTTCCTTATGCGGCAAAAGTTGGCAATACGGTTACTGTTGAGTTTTCAATAGATGGCAATGTTGTTGAAACACAGACGCTTACCATAGACGCAGATATGAAACAAGCTGATCAAATAGTCCTAGAAGCACCAGTAGAGGGTGGTAAAACAGCAGCAGCCAAAGCTACTTTTGCTAATATGACAGCAAGTGCAGAGATTGATGTTGAGGCGGCTGATCCTATACCAGGTAGAGTGGTGGTCGATTTTGCTGATGATGTTATAGCGGAAGGGTTCTTTAAAGATTATACAAGAGCTGAGAATGCTATAAATCAGTCTGAAAGCATAAGAACAGGTAGCGATACCGATACTATGGTAAAATTCCACCTTCCAAGAAACGATGTAAAAGCTGGTTATAAGCTTGTGTTTACTGCTGTAGATACAGATGGCACAGAAACATCAGTAACTCACACTATCACTGAAGCTGAAGTCAGTGCAAGATTTGTTAGCTTAAATGTTGGCTTAGGATCTGTTAAAGAGGGTAATTACCTAAGCATATTAGATGCTCATTTGATAAATAGAAATGATGAAAGTGGCGAGAAAGTTAGCAGTAAAATTTTAGTTGATAGAGGGACTGAGATAGCTATAGATGACATACAGGTGACTTCAGGATCAACTACTATTATAGGATTTGCAGAACCAAACTCTACTTTTGCTATATCAGTTGGTGGAAACGTAGTGTCTAATTCAACAATATCTCAAGACGCAAATGGCAAGTTTAGTATAACCATACCAACAACTA includes:
- a CDS encoding Ig-like domain-containing protein, which produces GVVTIPEDKVKDNTPVTTTTTDDAGNKSPVGTATAGEAPDTTPPVVSITSVINEDTDMPADGTPNSTKVTFTVDDPTATIEVTGPNGETPDSIVENPDGSKTATFNTPLPKDSEVTVTATDEAGNEGRDSDIVPATTFADNEAPTVDVVANRDGSVSITPANDGKTMTVSYIDNDDVTHTATYTNNNGTWTRISGDTTFPRRTTGSITLKADDVKDGTEVSATIADVAGNVGSDKDTALTPLTAPTITYEEDQDKNNIVTRQESIADGSVNKTAATVAIPSGAIEGDILTITNNRGEVVGKYTVGVDANTSELTLIPDANTAANDANTVNGSTVEIPLTFDVNARNNTLNITAEISDGSQRRSDKKNISLEKLGDMSISIFEGDYEITELDWQNGGATKEQAESDGDINNATARIRLPENMVTGDVIKIIVDDNFKKEKVEIEVEVTKNSDNTFSFTETTNTGKVGNVENVAVENGVVSIDVKEIPTHSRDEAAPVVKGGYATQVTVELAGQGGEVRTTKVEHQIMKEMNEMTISYDEAGSDNVLSISENQADGDLTKSNVTINLPYAAKVGNTVTVEFSIDGNVVETQTLTIDADMKQADQIVLEAPVEGGKTAAAKATFANMTASAEIDVEAADPIPGRVVVDFADDVIAEGFFKDYTRAENAINQSESIRTGSDTDTMVKFHLPRNDVKAGYKLVFTAVDTDGTETSVTHTITEAEVSARFVSLNVGLGSVKEGNYLSILDAHLINRNDESGEKVSSKILVDRGTEIAIDDIQVTSGSTTIIGFAEPNSTFAISVGGNVVSNSTISQDANGKFSITIPTTMQDGGNINIKATDIHYNTSNTSIDYNQFVDVSAAKGVFGGDTSSTTFNEKMSDGDNFIKVTDRIRQGADITTQDGNDIVVVDNWINSGAKIDLGNGNNKLSVGTNIDSATVIAGDGNDIVVVDNWINSGAKIDLGNGNNKLSVGTNIDSATVIA